A single window of Methanoregula sp. DNA harbors:
- a CDS encoding NusA-like transcription termination signal-binding factor, which produces MPEVKLTEDSMRLISQFESLTGAGSRDCVIDERNGRLIFVVNPGDMGLAIGKKGTSIKKASEVMGKKIEVVEYNSNPEQFIKNCFLPAQVTSMMFEGEPGEQTVQVNVRDEDRGIAIGKDGKNIFKAKKLALRQHNIMDVQILQKPMMEEQAAQ; this is translated from the coding sequence ATGCCTGAAGTAAAACTTACCGAAGACAGCATGCGCCTGATCTCCCAGTTCGAGAGCCTGACAGGTGCAGGAAGCCGGGACTGCGTCATAGATGAACGCAACGGCAGGTTAATTTTCGTCGTCAACCCCGGGGACATGGGGCTTGCGATAGGGAAGAAAGGCACCAGCATCAAGAAAGCTTCAGAAGTGATGGGGAAGAAGATTGAGGTTGTCGAATACAACAGCAATCCCGAGCAGTTCATTAAAAACTGCTTCTTACCGGCACAGGTCACTTCTATGATGTTTGAAGGCGAACCCGGGGAGCAGACCGTCCAGGTCAATGTCCGGGACGAGGACCGGGGTATTGCGATTGGCAAGGACGGAAAAAATATTTTCAAAGCAAAAAAGCTCGCATTGCGCCAGCACAACATCATGGACGTGCAGATCCTGCAGAAGCCTATGATGGAAGAGCAGGCTGCCCAGTAA
- the rpoA2 gene encoding DNA-directed RNA polymerase subunit A'', whose translation MISEKFVKKIESAPLPQKTKDQMRGFLEGKDLTDSQFKQIFDRVVREYQSTRIEACEAVGIIAAQSIGEPGTQMTMRTFHYAGVAEINVTLGLPRLIEIMDARKEPSTPTMTVFLDPEYGNDRDRAREVSWQIEAAPLHEFGDITTDMENMQVVVHLNTKVCDKRKIAPKEIMDVAPKKMRDRRHYRDFDHKIDEANATIIFLPKDPESYQNLFQLAEHVRNVIVQGIDDILRVVVRKETGEYILYTEGSNLKDVFEVAGVDTTRTRTNNISEAASVLGIEAARNAIIYEALSTLGEQGILVDVRHIMLVADMMCMDGEVKQIGRHGIAGEKESVLSRAAFEVTVNHLLDAAVANEVDELSGVTENVIVGQPIQLGTGDVKLIAVKPEN comes from the coding sequence ATGATTTCAGAAAAGTTTGTAAAAAAGATTGAATCAGCGCCACTTCCTCAGAAGACAAAGGATCAGATGCGCGGATTTTTAGAGGGAAAAGACCTTACTGATTCCCAGTTCAAGCAGATATTCGATCGTGTGGTGCGGGAGTACCAGTCCACCCGGATTGAGGCATGCGAAGCGGTTGGGATCATCGCCGCCCAGTCAATCGGTGAACCAGGCACCCAGATGACCATGCGGACGTTCCACTATGCAGGAGTGGCAGAGATCAACGTCACGCTGGGACTACCCCGCCTTATCGAGATCATGGATGCAAGAAAAGAGCCCAGCACCCCCACGATGACAGTCTTCCTTGACCCCGAGTATGGCAATGACCGGGACCGTGCGCGTGAGGTCAGCTGGCAGATAGAGGCGGCACCGCTTCATGAGTTTGGGGACATCACCACAGACATGGAAAACATGCAGGTTGTTGTCCATTTGAACACCAAGGTCTGCGACAAGAGAAAGATCGCACCCAAGGAGATTATGGACGTCGCGCCAAAAAAGATGCGCGACCGCAGGCACTACCGGGACTTCGACCACAAGATCGATGAGGCAAATGCCACGATCATATTCCTGCCAAAGGATCCGGAAAGCTACCAGAACCTGTTCCAGCTTGCCGAACATGTGCGGAACGTAATCGTGCAGGGTATCGATGACATCCTGCGCGTCGTCGTCAGGAAGGAAACCGGAGAGTATATCCTTTATACTGAAGGCTCCAACCTAAAAGATGTCTTTGAGGTTGCCGGCGTCGACACCACGCGCACCCGGACAAACAACATCAGCGAGGCTGCCTCGGTGCTGGGTATCGAAGCGGCAAGGAACGCGATCATCTATGAGGCACTCTCAACCCTCGGCGAACAGGGTATCCTTGTTGATGTCCGTCATATCATGCTTGTTGCGGATATGATGTGCATGGATGGCGAAGTCAAGCAGATTGGCAGGCACGGGATCGCCGGTGAGAAGGAGAGCGTGCTCTCGCGCGCCGCCTTTGAGGTAACGGTCAACCACCTGCTCGATGCAGCTGTCGCAAATGAGGTGGATGAACTGAGTGGTGTGACTGAAAACGTCATCGTAGGCCAGCCGATACAGCTGGGAACGGGCGACGTAAAACTGATTGCAGTAAAACCTGAAAATTAG
- the leuS gene encoding leucine--tRNA ligase produces the protein MNGLDLGGFEKKAQERWTHAFEPDPSDKEKYYLTVAYPYPSGAMHVGHGRTYIVPDVIARFWRMRGRQVLYPMAFHVTGAPVIGISKRIARNDEKTIRLYRDLYKVPPDVLAKFNEPLTIVKHFSDEYQRVMTACGLSIDWRRRFTTVDPTYSKFIEWQWKHLYGAGHVTKGAHPVRYCTYDDNPVGDHDLLEGDNAEVIKFTLVMFRFGDAMIPTATLRPETIHGVTNLWVNPAVTYVRARVDNKTWVISHEAAEKLNLQDHAVIVEKEISGKDLIDKSVSHPLCGEVPILPADFVDPDMASGMVMSVPAHAPFDYIALRDLQRQGRYTGIMPVPLIKVEGYGEIPAQDAIEKAGIANQLDTRMDAITHEVYSAEFAKGKLFEKYGGKPVRVARDEVAALMTEKYGSVVMYEFDNRPVVCRCGNRVKVKILHDQWFLKYSDPAWKKQVSGHLEDMALVPPEVRVEFDRTVDWLKDWACTRRVGLGTRFPWDTTQLIEPLSDSTIYMAYYTIAHRIRTMDPQVLTPDVFDYIFLGKESPHLPEREKLDAMRKEFLYWYPYNFRFSAKDLISNHLTFQLFHHVTIFPKDKLPKGMVVFGMGLLNGAKMSSSKGNVFLLEDAVREFGADTVRMFLMGSAEPWQDFDWRNELVISTKKQIERFYNAVHEMKDERGEPKDIDLWLSSRLQDHIEKTTAALDNFQTRQALQESYFGIENDLKWYRRRLPEGCDGSRMLRLLCSAWVRLLAPFIPFTCEKLWDDIGGQGLVSFAEWPVADEKLKNRRIELAEELLLRTVVDIESIEKLIQIIPRSITIALAPAWKHDIFNTIARAPDKNLVIREVMKDEAMRRRGKEATDTAKQCTTLIHRLPPQIVELIATDGVNEHSVFEQAQAFLEKEFGVPVHITDAESATHVKAATSLPFKPAIVIE, from the coding sequence TTGAACGGATTGGATCTTGGCGGGTTTGAAAAGAAAGCACAGGAGCGATGGACCCATGCATTTGAACCGGACCCTTCCGACAAGGAGAAATATTACCTGACGGTTGCGTACCCTTACCCGAGCGGCGCCATGCATGTCGGGCATGGGAGAACGTATATTGTTCCCGATGTGATCGCACGGTTCTGGCGGATGCGGGGGCGACAGGTTCTCTACCCGATGGCGTTCCATGTCACCGGGGCACCGGTAATCGGGATCTCAAAACGGATCGCGAGAAATGATGAAAAGACCATCAGGCTTTACCGTGATCTCTACAAGGTCCCGCCGGACGTCCTCGCAAAATTCAATGAACCCCTGACAATTGTCAAACACTTTTCTGATGAATACCAGCGCGTTATGACTGCCTGTGGCCTTTCCATTGACTGGCGGCGCCGGTTTACCACGGTCGACCCGACCTATTCGAAGTTTATCGAATGGCAGTGGAAACATCTCTACGGGGCAGGACATGTGACCAAAGGGGCACATCCTGTACGATACTGTACGTATGATGACAACCCGGTCGGCGACCATGACCTTCTGGAAGGCGACAACGCAGAAGTGATCAAATTTACGCTGGTTATGTTCCGGTTCGGCGATGCGATGATTCCGACCGCAACCCTGCGCCCTGAGACAATTCATGGCGTCACCAACCTCTGGGTGAATCCGGCAGTGACCTATGTGCGGGCACGTGTCGATAACAAAACCTGGGTGATCTCTCATGAAGCTGCAGAAAAGCTAAATTTGCAGGATCATGCAGTCATTGTTGAGAAAGAGATCTCCGGTAAAGACCTGATCGATAAAAGTGTCTCCCACCCGCTCTGTGGGGAAGTCCCAATCCTTCCGGCAGACTTTGTCGACCCGGATATGGCATCAGGCATGGTAATGAGCGTACCGGCTCACGCACCGTTCGATTACATTGCATTGCGCGACCTCCAAAGACAGGGCAGATATACGGGTATCATGCCTGTGCCGCTGATAAAAGTCGAAGGATACGGTGAAATTCCGGCGCAGGACGCAATCGAAAAGGCAGGCATCGCCAATCAGCTCGATACCCGTATGGATGCGATAACGCATGAGGTCTACTCTGCGGAGTTTGCTAAAGGCAAGCTCTTCGAAAAGTATGGCGGAAAACCAGTCCGGGTGGCACGCGATGAGGTTGCTGCGCTCATGACTGAGAAGTACGGGTCGGTGGTCATGTACGAGTTTGACAACAGACCCGTGGTCTGCCGGTGCGGAAACCGGGTTAAGGTGAAGATCCTGCATGACCAGTGGTTCCTGAAATACAGTGACCCGGCATGGAAGAAGCAGGTATCCGGCCATCTCGAGGATATGGCGCTTGTCCCTCCCGAGGTCCGTGTTGAGTTTGACCGGACTGTGGACTGGCTCAAGGACTGGGCGTGTACCCGCCGGGTCGGACTTGGTACACGTTTCCCGTGGGACACCACCCAGCTCATCGAACCGTTATCCGATTCGACCATCTATATGGCGTATTACACCATCGCCCACCGGATCAGGACTATGGACCCCCAAGTCCTTACACCAGACGTCTTTGACTATATATTCCTTGGAAAAGAGTCTCCCCACCTGCCGGAGCGAGAAAAACTGGATGCCATGCGAAAGGAGTTCCTGTACTGGTACCCGTACAATTTCCGGTTCTCTGCAAAGGACCTCATCTCCAACCACCTCACCTTTCAGCTATTTCATCATGTGACTATCTTCCCAAAAGACAAGTTGCCCAAAGGAATGGTTGTCTTTGGGATGGGCTTGTTGAACGGCGCGAAAATGTCCTCGTCCAAGGGCAATGTCTTTTTGCTTGAGGATGCGGTCAGGGAATTCGGTGCCGATACAGTGCGGATGTTCCTGATGGGGAGCGCCGAGCCATGGCAGGACTTTGACTGGAGAAACGAACTGGTCATTTCCACAAAAAAGCAGATCGAACGGTTCTATAATGCCGTTCACGAGATGAAGGATGAGAGAGGGGAGCCAAAAGACATCGATCTCTGGCTTTCGAGCCGGCTGCAGGATCATATCGAAAAAACCACTGCAGCTCTCGATAATTTCCAGACCCGGCAGGCGCTGCAGGAATCATATTTCGGGATTGAAAACGACCTGAAGTGGTACCGCCGCCGGTTGCCGGAAGGCTGCGACGGCAGCAGGATGCTCCGATTGCTCTGCTCTGCATGGGTCCGCCTGCTCGCCCCGTTCATCCCCTTCACATGTGAGAAACTCTGGGATGATATCGGGGGCCAGGGCCTTGTATCGTTTGCAGAATGGCCGGTTGCAGATGAAAAACTCAAAAACCGCCGGATCGAACTTGCCGAGGAACTGCTCCTGCGAACAGTCGTGGATATTGAATCGATCGAAAAACTCATCCAGATCATCCCCCGGTCAATCACTATCGCATTGGCGCCTGCCTGGAAACATGATATCTTCAATACGATTGCCCGTGCACCTGACAAGAACCTCGTTATACGCGAGGTCATGAAGGATGAGGCGATGCGGAGGCGGGGTAAAGAGGCGACCGATACGGCAAAGCAGTGCACCACCCTTATCCACCGCCTGCCACCGCAGATCGTGGAATTGATTGCAACCGACGGTGTCAATGAGCATTCGGTCTTTGAACAGGCACAGGCATTCCTTGAAAAAGAGTTCGGGGTGCCTGTCCACATCACGGATGCGGAGAGTGCCACTCACGTGAAAGCAGCAACATCCCTGCCATTCAAACCGGCGATTGTAATCGAGTAA
- a CDS encoding DUF5611 family protein, with translation MQEYPVKRGLNKDLIVRMTTEMKNCFGVEPTESDGTFRIRYGALKRLDVKAGDGNKTVIIDTESDMTVTDDVIIDTNKRFRKYLDAVTGFSTKERVKRAKSPGEE, from the coding sequence ATGCAGGAATATCCGGTGAAACGGGGACTAAACAAAGATCTTATCGTGCGGATGACCACAGAGATGAAGAACTGTTTCGGAGTCGAACCGACCGAATCAGACGGGACGTTCCGGATCAGGTATGGCGCTTTAAAAAGGCTTGATGTAAAGGCGGGTGACGGAAATAAGACCGTCATCATCGATACTGAATCGGATATGACGGTAACCGATGATGTGATTATCGATACAAACAAGCGGTTCCGGAAGTACCTTGATGCCGTGACGGGCTTCTCGACAAAAGAGCGGGTGAAGCGGGCAAAAAGCCCCGGGGAGGAGTGA
- a CDS encoding DNA-directed RNA polymerase subunit A' yields the protein MPSPKRIGKIEFGLLSPKEIRELSVRKIIWADTYDDDGFPYPQGLMDLNLGVIDPGLRCKTCDQKASECPGHFGHIELAKPVIHVGYTRLIRKLLRVSCRACGRILLSPDEVEKVVGTEDDQTGDQISEKDIKKERICPHCGEQQLKINFEKPTTFSEVLVEDGKKVEHKLTPADIRARLEKIPDGDLVSLGINPAVARPEWTILTVLPVPPVTMRPSIILENGQRSEDDLTHKLVDIIRINQRFKENQDAGAPQLIIEDLWELLQYHVTTYLDNEVAGCPPARHRSGRPLKTLSQRLKGKDGRFRGSLSGKRVNFSSRTVISPDPNISVTEVGVPRAVANEMTIPVRVTSYNIEELKQIARNGPTRPTVNAPCGANYCIRPDNRRLRLGADNLDTVADMIEPGWTVERQLRDGDVVLFNRQPSLHRMSIMAHRVKVMEGRTFRLNPAVCPPYNADFDGDEMNLHIPQTEEARAEAYILISVEENILSPRFGGPIIGGIHDHVSGIFMLTHGLRYFKKEEMLYLLRFTPIEHLPPVTKEENGIEHWTNKQAFSHILPAELNMVFHASSCKNCETCKKELCERDAYVRIFDGKLESGTIDKKAIGAFDGQIVNRIIRQYGMRRAAEFIDDLTKLSIRAIMLDGFSFGIDDEDLSKTEYGQIEDVLNNAVLDVDRRIKIYEDGQLEPMPGRTVEETLEMQIMQVLGKARDQTGQIAGRHLGLGNSAVLMAESGARGSMLNLTQMAGCIGQQSVRGERIVRGYDDRTLPHFRKGDRGADAHGFIKHSYKGGLSPTEFFFHAIGGREGLVDTAVRTSQSGYLQRRMINALQDLKVAYDGTVRTTGGRIIQFQYGEDGTDPTKSAFGEPVDVKGIVESILKEEV from the coding sequence TGGACCTCAACCTCGGAGTAATCGACCCGGGGCTCCGGTGTAAGACCTGCGACCAGAAGGCGAGCGAATGCCCGGGACACTTCGGGCATATCGAACTTGCAAAACCCGTCATCCATGTCGGGTACACGCGTCTGATTCGAAAACTGCTCCGTGTCTCCTGCCGTGCCTGCGGGAGGATACTGCTGTCTCCGGATGAGGTTGAAAAGGTCGTCGGGACAGAGGACGACCAGACCGGAGACCAGATCTCGGAAAAGGACATAAAAAAGGAACGGATCTGCCCTCACTGTGGTGAGCAGCAGCTAAAGATCAATTTTGAAAAACCCACGACGTTCTCCGAAGTGCTGGTTGAGGACGGTAAAAAAGTCGAGCACAAGCTTACGCCTGCTGATATCCGGGCAAGGCTGGAAAAGATTCCGGACGGCGACCTTGTCTCGCTTGGGATAAACCCGGCAGTCGCCCGCCCGGAATGGACGATACTGACAGTCCTTCCCGTCCCCCCTGTCACCATGCGCCCGTCAATTATCCTTGAGAACGGGCAGCGTTCGGAGGACGACCTGACCCATAAGCTCGTGGACATCATCCGCATCAACCAGCGGTTCAAGGAGAACCAGGATGCAGGGGCACCCCAGCTGATTATCGAGGACCTCTGGGAACTCCTGCAGTACCATGTAACCACGTACCTAGACAACGAGGTCGCCGGGTGTCCCCCGGCACGGCACCGGAGCGGTCGTCCCTTAAAGACACTTTCCCAGCGCCTGAAAGGCAAGGACGGGCGGTTCCGTGGTTCACTATCAGGCAAGCGTGTGAACTTCTCCTCTCGTACGGTCATATCCCCTGACCCAAATATCAGCGTGACCGAAGTGGGTGTGCCCCGTGCGGTCGCAAATGAGATGACAATCCCGGTCCGGGTCACATCCTATAACATCGAAGAGCTCAAGCAGATTGCACGGAACGGTCCGACCCGCCCGACCGTAAATGCTCCCTGCGGGGCCAACTATTGTATCCGGCCGGATAACCGCAGGCTCCGGCTTGGTGCAGACAACCTTGATACGGTCGCTGACATGATCGAGCCCGGCTGGACAGTCGAACGGCAGCTCAGGGATGGCGATGTTGTGCTGTTCAACCGGCAGCCCTCCCTCCACCGTATGAGCATCATGGCTCACCGGGTCAAGGTCATGGAAGGCAGGACATTCCGTCTCAACCCTGCCGTATGCCCGCCATACAATGCGGACTTTGACGGGGACGAGATGAACCTCCATATCCCCCAGACCGAGGAAGCGCGGGCAGAGGCATATATCCTGATCTCGGTGGAGGAAAACATCCTCTCTCCCCGGTTCGGCGGGCCGATCATCGGGGGCATCCATGACCATGTCTCGGGCATCTTCATGCTTACGCACGGGTTGCGGTATTTCAAAAAGGAAGAAATGCTGTACCTGCTCCGGTTTACACCTATCGAGCATCTCCCCCCGGTAACAAAGGAGGAGAACGGTATCGAGCACTGGACCAATAAACAGGCATTTTCCCATATCCTTCCCGCGGAGCTCAACATGGTCTTCCATGCTAGCTCCTGCAAGAACTGCGAGACCTGCAAAAAGGAGCTCTGCGAACGTGATGCATATGTCAGGATATTTGACGGCAAGCTCGAGTCCGGCACTATCGACAAGAAAGCGATCGGCGCATTCGATGGCCAGATAGTTAACCGCATCATCCGCCAGTACGGCATGCGGAGGGCCGCTGAGTTCATCGACGACCTGACCAAGCTCTCGATCCGTGCAATCATGCTCGACGGGTTCTCTTTCGGGATCGATGATGAGGACCTTTCCAAGACCGAGTACGGGCAGATCGAGGATGTGCTCAACAACGCGGTGCTGGACGTTGACCGCAGGATCAAGATCTATGAGGACGGTCAGCTGGAACCGATGCCCGGGCGTACTGTTGAGGAAACCCTTGAGATGCAGATCATGCAGGTGCTGGGCAAAGCCCGTGACCAGACAGGACAGATCGCGGGCAGGCACCTCGGGCTTGGCAACAGCGCCGTGCTCATGGCGGAGAGTGGCGCCCGTGGCTCAATGCTGAACCTCACCCAGATGGCAGGTTGTATCGGCCAGCAGTCGGTGCGTGGGGAACGCATCGTCCGAGGGTACGATGACCGCACCCTGCCGCATTTCCGGAAAGGTGACCGGGGCGCTGATGCCCATGGGTTTATCAAGCACAGCTACAAAGGCGGCCTTTCACCGACTGAGTTTTTCTTCCACGCTATTGGCGGTCGTGAAGGTCTTGTGGATACTGCGGTACGGACATCGCAGAGCGGGTACCTCCAGCGCCGTATGATCAACGCCCTGCAGGACCTTAAGGTAGCATACGATGGCACCGTCAGGACGACGGGCGGCCGCATCATCCAGTTCCAGTATGGAGAAGACGGTACCGATCCCACCAAGAGTGCCTTTGGTGAACCTGTAGATGTGAAAGGGATTGTAGAGAGCATTCTCAAGGAGGAAGTCTAA
- a CDS encoding 50S ribosomal protein L30e, translated as MDFNASLRRAIKTGNVILGQDKTQKCIQDGKAQIIVVAQNCPEKFRTQLKSYENIFIHTFEGTSVALGKACGKPFMVSTLAVVDPGESDILSLKRA; from the coding sequence ATGGATTTTAATGCTTCATTACGCAGAGCGATAAAAACCGGAAACGTCATATTAGGCCAGGATAAAACCCAGAAATGCATCCAGGATGGCAAAGCGCAGATCATTGTCGTCGCACAGAACTGCCCGGAGAAATTCAGAACCCAGCTGAAAAGTTACGAAAACATTTTCATCCACACGTTTGAGGGTACGAGTGTCGCGCTCGGTAAAGCATGCGGCAAGCCCTTCATGGTAAGTACGCTCGCTGTCGTGGACCCGGGAGAGTCAGATATTCTTTCCCTCAAGAGGGCATGA
- a CDS encoding DUF473 domain-containing protein, with the protein MKCPALTSISPDILKEIRAGRPRTLELQSTHNIVTVANIIPGPETHLFMTSIDMEDLAPGDTGICVYVLSVNITMKRIVEFVHGLHYEERERTSARVQVKYCASSVVKEVYHEGICQATEVEVLKSSCYHAG; encoded by the coding sequence ATGAAATGTCCCGCACTAACCAGTATCTCTCCTGATATCCTCAAGGAGATCCGGGCAGGACGCCCCCGCACGCTTGAGCTCCAGAGCACTCATAATATCGTCACGGTCGCAAATATCATTCCAGGTCCAGAGACCCATCTCTTTATGACCTCTATTGACATGGAAGACCTTGCCCCAGGGGATACCGGGATATGCGTGTATGTGCTCTCGGTCAATATCACGATGAAACGAATTGTGGAGTTTGTGCACGGCCTGCATTATGAGGAGAGGGAAAGGACATCTGCACGTGTTCAGGTAAAATATTGCGCTTCATCGGTCGTCAAGGAAGTGTATCATGAGGGGATATGCCAGGCAACCGAGGTTGAGGTGCTCAAGTCCTCATGTTATCATGCCGGATAA
- a CDS encoding proteasome assembly chaperone family protein translates to MNRLGEIHKSVEALKRDEIKILSKPLPSPDTSVLVGFPGSGLVGSIALQYLVDQLEFDLIGTMTSKFFPPLAMMNKGVINDPVRIYAKDNIAAIVADIPIHPMICYEVSNGIMDWLAPFKPKEVVTIAGIITNEPEKRVFGVATTPDALQRIADHTLILPIGSISGIASSLLTECKIRGIPAYGLLGETVNAPDPRSSAVTIDVLNKMYNLNLDTRPLLEQAVEIEQSMHKLSEEVQSAEQAPKKDLPMYG, encoded by the coding sequence ATGAATAGACTTGGAGAAATCCATAAATCTGTTGAAGCGTTAAAAAGAGACGAGATTAAAATCTTATCAAAACCACTCCCTTCACCGGATACCTCTGTCCTTGTAGGATTCCCGGGGAGCGGTCTTGTCGGCAGCATCGCGCTCCAGTATCTGGTTGACCAGCTGGAGTTTGATCTTATCGGCACGATGACCTCAAAATTTTTCCCTCCCCTTGCGATGATGAATAAAGGGGTAATCAATGACCCGGTCCGTATTTATGCAAAGGACAATATCGCTGCAATCGTTGCCGATATCCCGATCCACCCGATGATCTGCTATGAGGTTTCGAATGGGATTATGGACTGGCTCGCACCGTTCAAACCCAAGGAGGTGGTGACGATCGCCGGCATCATCACAAACGAACCGGAAAAAAGGGTCTTTGGTGTAGCGACAACTCCCGATGCCTTACAGCGGATCGCAGATCATACACTCATCCTGCCGATCGGAAGCATCTCTGGAATTGCATCGAGCCTCCTTACCGAATGCAAGATCCGTGGAATCCCTGCGTACGGCCTGCTGGGCGAGACGGTTAATGCACCGGATCCCCGTTCATCAGCAGTGACAATTGACGTGCTAAACAAGATGTATAACCTGAATCTCGATACACGTCCGCTCCTTGAACAGGCAGTGGAGATCGAACAGAGCATGCACAAGCTCTCCGAAGAAGTGCAGTCCGCAGAGCAGGCGCCGAAAAAAGACCTGCCTATGTACGGGTGA